A genomic window from Fusarium oxysporum Fo47 chromosome VIII, complete sequence includes:
- a CDS encoding general substrate transporter: MSPDNKVDNGIAPVAVPVDENVAHEAAAATEAEHNMGLIQSFKLYKKACLWSIFLSLCIIMEGFDVVLLNNLFAYPPFQKKFGVEQPDGSYQLTAAWQSGLSNGTLCGQIIGLFINGIIADRFGYRKTLIGALIGCIGFIFIIFFSETLVQLLIGEIFIGIPWGVFQTLTTTYASEVCPTHLRAYLTTYVNLCWVLGQFIASGVLRAMVTRTDELGYKIPFALQWMWPVPLIIGIYLAPESPWWLVRRGRIEEAKRSLERLTVRNSNVDFKPDETISMMVHTNEMEKEAQAGTSYFDLFKGVSLRRTEIVCVTWMIQTLCGATFMGYSTYFYQQAGMAVENSFSMSLGQYAIGAVGTVFSWFLMGWFGRRTLYLYGQLAMCVFLLTIGCVAFAGRDNVAAQWTIGSLLLIYTFTYDSTVGPVCYSLVAELSSTRLRTKTVVLARNTYNIVGIMTNIITPRMLNPSAWNWGAKAGFFWAGTCFLCAVWTYFRLPEPKGRTYGELDVLFERGVPARQFKTTQIERLDAEFQTGKEKASAVYVEKVNSSAS, from the coding sequence ATGTCTCCTGATAACAAGGTTGACAATGGCATCGCCCCCGTCGCGGTGCCAGTCGACGAGAACGTCGCTCATGAAGCTGCCGCTGCTACTGAGGCTGAGCACAACATGGGCTTGATACAGTCCTTCAAGCTCTACAAGAAAGCTTGTCTCTGGTCCATCTTTCTCTCCCTGTGCATCATCATGGAGGGTTTCGATGTtgtcctcctcaacaacctctTTGCTTATCCCCCATTCCAGAAGAAGTTTGGTGTCGAGCAGCCTGATGGCAGCTATCAATTGACAGCTGCTTGGCAATCTGGTCTCTCCAACGGAACTCTCTGCGGTCAAATCATcggtctcttcatcaacgGTATCATTGCTGATCGCTTCGGTTATCGCAAGACTCTCATCGGTGCTCTGATCGGCTGCATCggtttcatcttcatcatcttcttctccgaGACTCTGGTTCAGCTTCTCATTGGAGAGATCTTTATCGGTATTCCCTGGGGTGTCTTCCAGACCCTCACTACCACCTACGCCTCCGAAGTCTGCCCTACCCATCTCCGCGCCTATCTCACCACCTACGTCAACCTTTGCTGGGTTCTCGGACAATTCATCGCTTCTGGTGTTCTCCGCGCTATGGTCACTCGCACTGACGAGTTGGGATACAAGATTCCCTTTGCTCTGCAGTGGATGTGGCCTGTTCCTCTCATCATCGGAATCTACCTCGCTCCCGAGTCTCCCTGGTGGCTCGTTCGTCGCGGCCGCATCGAAGAGGCCAAGCGATCCCTCGAGCGTCTCACTGTCCGCAACAGCAACGTCGACTTCAAGCCCGATGAGACCATCTCCATGATGGTTCACACCAACGAGATGGAAAAGGAAGCTCAGGCTGGTACTTCATACTTTGATCTCTTCAAGGGTGTCAGTCTTCGCCGAACTGAAATTGTCTGTGTTACCTGGATGATTCAGACTCTCTGCGGTGCTACATTTATGGGTTACTCCACCTACTTCTACCAGCAGGCCGGTATGGCTGTTGAGAACAGTTTCTCCATGTCTCTTGGTCAATATGCCATTGGTGCTGTCGGTACCGTCTTCTCCTGGTTCCTCATGGGTTGGTTCGGTCGCCGAACTCTCTACCTCTATGGACAGCTTGCCATGTGCGTCTTCCTCTTGACCATCGGCTGTGTCGCCTTTGCTGGCCGTGACAACGTCGCTGCTCAATGGACCATCggatctcttcttctcatctaCACCTTCACCTACGATTCGACCGTCGGACCCGTCTGCTACTCTCTCGTCGCTGAGTTGTCCTCCACCCGTCTCCGAACCAAGACTGTCGTCCTCGCCCGAAACACATACAACATTGTCGGAATCAtgaccaacatcatcactcCTCGCATGTTGAACCCTTCTGCTTGGAACTGGGGTGCCAAGGCTGGTTTCTTCTGGGCCGGAACTTGCTTCCTCTGTGCTGTCTGGACTTATTTCCGTCTTCCTGAGCCCAAGGGCCGAACCTATGGTGAGCTCGATGTTCTCTTTGAGCGTGGAGTTCCTGCTCGCCAGTTCAAGACTACCCAGATTGAGCGTCTTGATGCCGAGTTCCAGACTGGAAAGGAAAAGGCTAGTGCTGTGTACGTTGAAAAGGTGAACAGCAGTGCTTCTTAG
- a CDS encoding glycoside hydrolase superfamily: protein MTVSRRSKQWWKQAIIYQIYPASFCDSNGDGMGDLQGIISKLDYIASLGVDVIWVCPMYDSPQVDMGYDISNYEDVYAPYGTLQDMEELIRKTHEKGMKIMLDLVINHTSDKHAWFEESRLSKDSPKRDWYIWRPAKYSPEGQRLPPNNWRSNFGGGSVWEWDETTGEYYLHLFAKEQPDLNWENPETRRAIYASSMEFWLDRGVDGFRVDTVNMYSKLQDFPDAPITDPKAKYQPAGLLYCNGPRMHEFLGEMNEILERYGAITVGELPHTPDLEKVLRYVSAKEKQLNMVFQFDVVDIGFGKTHKYETTPKNYTLPQLKDAVGRTQSLIQGTDAWTTVFMENHDQARSVSRFTNDSPQYRVAGAKLLALLQSCLSGTQYVYQGQEIGSVNAPKESYPLENYVDIESYQFLDLVKERSGEDEQEIDKAFNALQHLARDHARIPICWSDTKHGGFSEAAEKAGQPVKEPWMQAHPLSREINVASQLKDSNSVLSFWKKALHFRKEFSDLTVYGDYKLLRREDPDVYAFVKESQVDGSKVAVVLNFTAEEKTFSALSGEELEVSNAKLVPVMSTHAGKEQTGVLSPFEGRVYLVT, encoded by the coding sequence ATGACTGTCAGCAGACGCTCAAAGCAATGGTGGAAGCAGGCCATCATCTACCAAATCTACCCTGCATCGTTCTGCGACTCCAATGGCGATGGCATGGGTGATCTCCAAGGCATCATATCCAAGCTAGACTACATCGCCAGCCTAGGCGTTGATGTCATCTGGGTATGTCCCATGTACGACAGCCCGCAGGTCGACATGGGCTATGATATCTCCAATTACGAAGATGTCTACGCTCCGTACGGTACTCTCCAGGATATGGAAGAGTTGATCCGCAAAACACACGAGAAGGGCATGAAGATTATGCTTGATCTTGTGATTAACCATACTTCTGATAAACACGCTTGGTTTGAAGAGTCGAGACTTAGCAAAGATAGTCCTAAGCGTGATTGGTACATCTGGAGACCTGCCAAGTACTCTCCAGAAGGTCAACGCCTCCCCCCGAATAACTGGCGCTCCAATTTCGGCGGTGGTAGTGTTTGGGAATGGGATGAGACTACCGGAGAGTATTACCTGCACCTCTTTGCAAAAGAACAGCCCGATCTCAATTGGGAGAACCCAGAGACTCGTCGCGCGATTTATGCTTCGTCGATGGAGTTTTGGCTCGACAGAGGCGTCGATGGCTTCAGAGTCGATACCGTCAACATGTACTCCAAACTCCAAGACTTTCCCGATGCTCCCATCACCGACCCGAAAGCCAAATACCAACCTGCCGGTCTTCTCTACTGCAACGGCCCTCGCATGCACGAGTTTCTCGGCGAGATGAACGAGATCCTTGAGCGATACGGGGCTATCACAGTTGGTGAACTTCCTCATACACCGGATCTGGAAAAAGTCCTTCGATACGTCAGCGCGAAAGAGAAACAGCTCAACATGGTATTCCAGTTCGACGTCGTAGATATCGGTTTTGGAAAGACGCATAAATACGAGACGACACCGAAGAATTATACACTTCCTCAGCTGAAAGACGCTGTTGGTAGAACACAGAGTCTGATTCAGGGAACGGATGCTTGGACGACTGTGTTTATGGAGAATCATGATCAAGCACGCTCTGTATCACGATTCACAAACGATAGTCCACAGTACCGAGTCGCAGGtgccaagcttcttgcttTGCTGCAATCTTGTTTGAGCGGCACACAGTATGTCTACCAAGGACAAGAAATCGGGTCTGTCAATGCACCAAAGGAGAGTTACCCATTGGAGAACTATGTCGATATCGAGAGTTACCAGTTTCTCGATTTGGTCAAGGAGCGATCGGGCGAGGACGAACAAGAGATTGACAAGGCTTTCAACGCTCTTCAGCACTTGGCTCGAGATCATGCTCGCATCCCTATTTGCTGGAGTGACACCAAGCACGGCGGTTTCTCCGAAGCAGCCGAGAAGGCAGGCCAACCCGTCAAAGAGCCTTGGATGCAGGCCCATCCTCTATCACGAGAGATCAACGTCGCATCTCAGCTGAAGGATTCAAACAGCGTGCTATCATTCTGGAAGAAAGCACTGCACTTCCGAAAGGAGTTCTCTGATCTGACAGTGTATGGAGACTATAAACTTCTTCGAAGGGAGGATCCTGATGTTTATGCTTTTGTTAAAGAGTCCCAGGTTGATGGTTCCAAggttgctgttgttctgaACTTTACTGCTGAGGAAAAGACATTTAGTGCTTTGTCGggtgaagagcttgaagttAGTAATGCGAAGTTGGTGCCTGTCATGTCTACACATGCTGGAAAAGAGCAGACTGGTGTTTTATCGCCGTTTGAAGGAAGGGTTTACTTGGTCACTTAG
- a CDS encoding beta-lactamase/transpeptidase-like protein, protein MAQVQGHCEDRFVKLRDLMQEFIASGQDIGASLCVNIDGDNVVDLWGGYADASTKKPWTRDTVVNVFSTSKLVTNLAALMLISRGLLHPDDKVAQHWPKFAAKGKSEITVGQVLAHTAGLCAWQDDMTLEDICDVQLATDKLAIQTPLWAPGTAMGYHGLTQGFLIGELVRRKTGMAIDKFITEEIYRPLGEEADFQLGCCKEDWNRIAPVIPPPGLSIQEALSKAGFEQDSIIVRTLCNPSFVAEDANTALWRSCALGSVNGHTNARALVKILSCFSLGGTCAGGGHRLLSAETVKLALTEHAIGTDLVTMRSGRRGLGIYLTGPGSGIVEGKLPAGNVGWGSGWGGSIVVIDSDRRLTIAYAMNRMLSEEHPSPAAFIKAIYEILGVTIAA, encoded by the coding sequence ATGGctcaagtccaaggccaCTGCGAAGACCGTTTTGTCAAGCTCCGCGACTTGATGCAAGAATTCATCGCGTCCGGACAGGACATCGGGGCGAGTCTCTGCGTGAATATCGACGGCGACAATGTGGTGGACTTATGGGGCGGCTACGCCGACGCATCAACCAAGAAACCATGGACAAGGGATACTGTGGTGAACgtcttctcgacctcgaaACTAGTCACCAACCTCGCAGCTCTGATGCTGATCTCGCGTGGTCTCCTCCATCCCGATGACAAGGTCGCCCAGCACTGGCCTAAGTTTGCAGCGAAGGGGAAGTCCGAGATCACGGTCGGCCAAGTGTTGGCTCACACAGCAGGTCTCTGCGCGTGGCAGGATGATATGACGCTAGAGGATATATGCGACGTCCAGTTGGCAACCGACAAGCTGGCGATCCAAACACCGCTATGGGCTCCTGGAACCGCAATGGGATACCACGGTTTGACGCAAGGTTTCCTCATCGGGGAACTGGTACGAAGGAAGACGGGCATGGCCATCGACAAGTTCATAACGGAAGAGATTTACCGGCCGCTGGGCGAGGAAGCGGACTTCCAGCTCGGGTGTTGCAAGGAGGACTGGAACCGAATTGCCCCCGTCATACCTCCACCGGGGCTTTCGATCCAAGAAGCGCTCAGCAAGGCGGGGTTCGAGCAAGACTCAATCATCGTGCGCACGTTGTGTAACCCTTCGTTCGTTGCCGAGGACGCCAACACTGCGCTCTGGCGGTCCTGCGCGTTAGGTTCAGTCAACGGCCACACAAACGCTAGGGCACTAGTCAAGATCCTCTCCTGCTTCTCGCTCGGCGGCACATGTGCTGGAGGCGGCCATCGCTTGCTGTCAGCTGAGACGGTGAAGCTGGCGCTTACGGAGCATGCCATTGGGACAGATTTAGTGACAATGCGGAGCGGGAGGCGCGGACTTGGAATCTACCTCACCGGACCTGGGTCTGGAATCGTCGAGGGCAAGCTGCCGGCGGGCAATGTTGGGTGGGGTAGTGGATGGGGCGGTTCGATCGTCGTTATTGATAGCGATAGGAGGCTCACAATCGCGTATGCCATGAACAGAATGCTAAGTGAAGAGCATCCTTCCCCGGCAGCATTCATTAAGGCGATTTATGAGATACTTGGGGTTACCATAGCTGCCTGA